From Persicobacter psychrovividus, one genomic window encodes:
- a CDS encoding methylmalonyl-CoA mutase family protein, translating into MAEEKLFQEFSSVTKEEWVAKATADLKGASFDKVLRKKTINNQVQDPYYALEDVDTTIDWSELKNIIPTNPDAEQGPREWVNYQRIVVENEAEANKMALQLLEFSVTGLIFDLGPCSSKCKGIDYNTLLKDIRTDALAISFTNVCCSTELEGYFDAVKAQGVDPANLFGFVAYEPIARYTTAGKLPENWEQELVKVYRLTEQSPNLKAVTISGQEFVNAGGSHVQDIAFTLNKWVTVLDVLTEAGIDIKEAIGQTNFLMGVATDYFHELAKFRSLRLLAFELAKQYGVTVDKSVFEITAVSSLWSKSYLDSNVNMLRNTTEAMSAILGGVDAICIMPHNETFEKPTAMTHRVALNLSHMLKEESYFDRVVDPAAGSYYIDNLSTSLAKNALELFQKVETEGGFLTAFEAKEIQTKIAEVRDFQEKLIRQRRQVYVGANRYPNMMETLDPQKYQTTEANDLLLQAQFAGKTFEELRLATEQFVAEGNERPTVFYALYGNLAMRRARANFAGEFLSTAGFNSEEAYFDDAVSAANASAHKDADIVVICSSDDDYNESGEAFVKEFRANDLHTTLLLAGNPTDIEDKLKAAGLNGTVHVRTDIVKTLTDLQRILGIVK; encoded by the coding sequence ATGGCAGAGGAAAAACTATTCCAGGAATTTTCTTCGGTAACGAAAGAGGAGTGGGTGGCTAAGGCGACCGCTGACCTCAAAGGGGCATCTTTTGATAAAGTGCTTCGGAAGAAAACAATCAACAATCAGGTACAGGATCCATATTATGCATTGGAAGATGTGGACACGACCATCGATTGGAGTGAACTAAAAAATATTATCCCAACCAATCCCGATGCTGAGCAGGGACCACGCGAGTGGGTGAACTACCAGCGGATTGTGGTTGAAAACGAGGCCGAAGCCAATAAAATGGCTTTGCAGTTGCTTGAGTTCAGCGTTACGGGATTGATCTTTGATTTGGGGCCTTGTTCATCCAAATGCAAAGGCATTGATTACAACACTTTATTAAAAGATATCAGAACGGATGCTTTGGCGATTTCTTTCACCAATGTATGCTGTTCAACCGAATTGGAAGGCTACTTCGACGCCGTAAAAGCGCAGGGTGTTGATCCTGCGAACCTGTTCGGATTTGTAGCTTATGAGCCCATCGCTCGATATACCACCGCTGGTAAATTGCCTGAAAACTGGGAACAAGAATTGGTGAAGGTCTATCGATTGACTGAGCAATCACCAAACCTGAAAGCGGTTACGATCAGCGGGCAGGAGTTCGTGAATGCAGGTGGTTCACATGTTCAGGACATCGCTTTTACCCTGAACAAATGGGTAACGGTATTGGATGTTTTGACCGAAGCAGGCATCGACATCAAAGAAGCCATCGGACAGACCAACTTTTTGATGGGCGTTGCGACAGATTACTTCCATGAGTTGGCCAAATTCAGATCTCTGCGCTTGTTGGCTTTCGAATTGGCGAAGCAATATGGCGTAACAGTTGACAAATCTGTTTTTGAGATTACTGCTGTTTCTTCTTTGTGGTCTAAATCTTATTTGGATAGCAATGTGAACATGCTTAGAAATACCACCGAGGCCATGTCGGCGATCTTGGGTGGGGTAGATGCGATCTGTATCATGCCACATAACGAAACTTTCGAGAAACCAACAGCCATGACCCACCGCGTGGCACTCAACCTTTCGCATATGCTGAAAGAAGAGTCGTATTTTGATCGGGTGGTGGATCCTGCCGCAGGTTCTTATTATATCGATAATTTAAGTACTTCTTTGGCAAAAAATGCTTTGGAGCTGTTCCAAAAAGTAGAGACTGAAGGTGGTTTCCTTACTGCCTTCGAAGCCAAAGAAATTCAAACCAAAATCGCTGAAGTAAGGGATTTTCAGGAGAAATTGATCCGTCAGCGCCGTCAGGTGTATGTGGGTGCCAACCGCTACCCAAACATGATGGAGACTTTGGACCCTCAAAAATATCAAACCACTGAGGCCAACGATCTGCTTTTACAGGCCCAATTTGCCGGTAAAACTTTTGAGGAATTACGCTTGGCAACGGAGCAGTTTGTTGCTGAAGGCAATGAGCGCCCAACCGTTTTCTATGCGCTCTATGGAAATCTGGCCATGCGCCGTGCCCGTGCCAACTTCGCTGGGGAATTCCTGAGTACAGCAGGTTTTAATTCTGAAGAGGCTTACTTCGATGATGCTGTTTCAGCGGCCAATGCTTCAGCACACAAAGATGCGGATATCGTCGTGATTTGTTCTTCGGATGATGATTACAACGAATCGGGCGAAGCCTTTGTGAAAGAGTTCCGTGCCAATGATCTGCATACGACTTTGCTTTTGGCGGGTAATCCAACGGACATTGAGGACAAGCTGAAAGCGGCCGGTCTGAACGGTACCGTGCATGTTCGCACCGACATTGTGAAAACACTGACAGATCTTCAACGAATTTTGGGCATTGTAAAATAG
- a CDS encoding acyl-CoA carboxylase subunit beta: MSINSEKIRELVEKRAKARLGGGEKRIEKQHQQGKFTARERIEMLCDEGSFEEYDMFVTHRTKSFGLDKQKFYSDGVVTGRGTIDGRVVFVFAQDFTVFGGSLSETFANKICKIMDQAMKVGAPVIGLNDSGGARIQEGVRSLAGYAEIFQRNIMASGVIPQISGIFGPCAGGAVYSPALTDFILMTEDTSYMFVTGPKVVQSVTGEVITTEDLGGARMHSSKSGVAHFVAENDEEGIMLIRKMLSYMPSNNLEEPPHLECDDPVDRLEDALNEIIPDNPNQPYDMLDVIHYIADYGEFLEVQRNFAKNICIGFARFNGRPVGIVANQPKFLAGVLDIQSSIKAARFVRFCDAFNIPLVTLVDVPGFLPGSGQEYGGIITHGAKLLFAYGEATVPKITITLRKSYGGAHDVMSCKQLRGDLNYAWPTAEIAVMGAKGAVEVLEGRNIRGIENDEERAKFIQDKEDEYSTKFANPYLAAKYGFIDDVIEPRNTRFRIVRALEGLATKKEVNPPKKHSNIPL, encoded by the coding sequence ATGTCCATTAACAGCGAAAAAATCCGAGAATTAGTTGAAAAACGGGCGAAAGCGCGCTTAGGTGGTGGAGAGAAACGGATCGAGAAGCAACATCAGCAGGGGAAATTCACTGCAAGGGAGCGTATCGAGATGTTGTGTGATGAAGGGAGCTTTGAGGAGTATGATATGTTTGTAACCCACCGAACCAAGTCTTTTGGCCTGGATAAGCAGAAGTTTTATTCTGATGGGGTGGTTACAGGTCGCGGTACGATTGACGGCCGTGTGGTTTTTGTTTTTGCACAGGACTTTACCGTTTTTGGGGGCTCTCTTTCAGAGACTTTCGCCAACAAAATCTGTAAAATCATGGATCAGGCCATGAAGGTCGGCGCACCAGTGATTGGCTTGAATGATTCTGGTGGGGCACGTATTCAGGAAGGGGTACGCTCGTTGGCGGGTTATGCGGAGATTTTCCAGCGTAACATCATGGCCTCAGGAGTTATCCCGCAAATTTCAGGGATTTTTGGTCCTTGTGCGGGTGGAGCGGTTTATTCGCCAGCGCTTACGGATTTTATCCTGATGACCGAAGATACTTCTTATATGTTTGTGACGGGCCCTAAAGTGGTGCAGTCGGTAACGGGGGAGGTCATTACGACCGAAGACCTTGGAGGTGCACGCATGCATTCGTCCAAGTCTGGGGTAGCACATTTTGTGGCAGAAAACGACGAAGAGGGGATCATGCTTATTCGCAAGATGCTCAGCTATATGCCTTCAAACAATTTAGAGGAACCACCACATTTGGAGTGTGATGATCCTGTAGATCGTTTGGAAGATGCTTTGAATGAGATTATTCCTGACAATCCAAATCAGCCTTATGATATGCTGGATGTCATTCATTATATTGCCGATTACGGGGAGTTTTTGGAAGTTCAGCGCAATTTTGCCAAAAACATATGTATAGGCTTTGCCCGCTTCAATGGCCGCCCTGTGGGTATTGTGGCGAATCAGCCTAAATTCCTCGCTGGGGTGCTCGATATTCAGTCGTCCATTAAAGCGGCGCGTTTTGTTCGCTTCTGTGATGCCTTCAACATTCCATTGGTTACTTTGGTCGATGTGCCAGGCTTCTTGCCAGGTTCTGGTCAGGAGTATGGTGGTATTATTACACACGGTGCGAAATTGTTGTTTGCATATGGAGAGGCAACGGTACCGAAAATTACCATCACCCTGCGTAAATCCTACGGTGGGGCGCACGATGTGATGTCATGTAAGCAATTGCGTGGTGATTTGAATTACGCTTGGCCAACGGCAGAAATCGCAGTGATGGGCGCCAAAGGTGCCGTTGAGGTATTGGAAGGTCGAAATATCCGCGGGATTGAGAACGATGAAGAACGCGCGAAATTCATTCAGGATAAGGAGGATGAATATTCTACGAAGTTTGCCAACCCATATTTGGCGGCCAAGTATGGCTTTATTGATGATGTGATTGAGCCACGAAACACCCGTTTCCGTATCGTTCGCGCTTTGGAAGGATTAGCGACTAAGAAAGAGGTGAATCCGCCGAAGAAACACAGTAATATTCCACTTTAA
- the mce gene encoding methylmalonyl-CoA epimerase has product MDIKKIEHIGIAVKDLETSKKYYEEVLGLKCYAVEEVAEQKVKTAFFMVGETKIELLESTDPAGPIGKFVEKKGEGVHHLAFAVNDLEGQLAEAKEKGVRLVDETPRKGAEGLDIAFLHPKSTHGVLTELCEDKNAK; this is encoded by the coding sequence ATGGATATTAAAAAGATTGAGCACATTGGGATTGCCGTAAAAGACTTGGAAACTTCTAAAAAATATTATGAAGAAGTTTTGGGTTTGAAATGCTACGCTGTTGAAGAGGTGGCGGAGCAAAAGGTAAAAACCGCTTTTTTTATGGTCGGAGAAACCAAAATTGAATTGCTGGAATCCACCGACCCTGCAGGACCAATAGGCAAGTTTGTTGAGAAAAAGGGAGAGGGTGTTCATCACCTCGCTTTTGCGGTAAATGACCTCGAAGGGCAGCTCGCTGAAGCAAAAGAAAAAGGCGTTAGATTGGTGGATGAAACACCACGCAAGGGTGCTGAAGGGCTGGATATCGCTTTTCTTCACCCAAAATCAACCCACGGAGTTCTTACCGAACTTTGTGAAGACAAAAATGCAAAATAG
- a CDS encoding NmrA family NAD(P)-binding protein gives MEAKKIFITGATGNIGKSLIKYLLEQEGTDQIIAGVRNVERARGQFPTHERLTFRAFDFEDQTTFNALKEVDRVFLLRPPHLADVDRYFKPLIDAFQQNQINQVAFLSVQGVEKSKVIPHHKIEKLIVESGLEYIFVRPSYFMQNLTTTLYEELKTHGTITLPAGNAVFNWVDIENIGEASAILLSNFEQYKNRPFEITGGENLSFSEVVSMINQEIDTQLKYRSVNPFKFFLLKKQQGTAVPFIMVMIMLHFLPRFQSAPKCSDAYTLLSKKLPTTIREFAKREQQLLRP, from the coding sequence ATGGAGGCAAAGAAAATTTTCATTACAGGAGCAACGGGTAACATCGGTAAAAGCTTAATCAAATACCTTTTAGAACAAGAGGGTACGGATCAAATTATTGCAGGGGTACGGAATGTCGAGCGGGCGAGGGGACAATTTCCAACCCACGAACGCCTGACTTTCCGGGCATTTGATTTTGAGGATCAGACAACTTTTAATGCTTTGAAAGAGGTTGATCGTGTGTTTTTGTTGCGTCCACCACATTTGGCGGATGTAGATCGTTATTTTAAGCCATTGATCGATGCATTTCAGCAAAATCAGATCAATCAGGTTGCTTTCTTATCGGTGCAGGGCGTGGAAAAAAGCAAGGTGATTCCACACCATAAAATTGAAAAGCTGATCGTTGAAAGTGGCTTGGAATATATTTTCGTGCGCCCAAGTTACTTTATGCAGAACCTGACGACCACGCTTTATGAGGAATTGAAAACGCACGGCACGATTACACTGCCTGCAGGCAATGCGGTATTCAATTGGGTAGATATTGAAAACATCGGGGAGGCGTCGGCGATTCTATTGTCGAATTTCGAGCAATATAAAAATCGGCCTTTTGAAATTACGGGCGGGGAAAATTTATCTTTTTCGGAAGTGGTATCGATGATCAATCAGGAGATTGATACCCAGCTTAAGTATCGGTCGGTTAATCCGTTCAAGTTTTTTTTGTTGAAAAAACAACAGGGCACCGCCGTACCATTTATTATGGTGATGATTATGCTTCATTTTTTACCGCGCTTTCAGTCGGCACCGAAATGCTCGGACGCCTATACTTTGCTCAGTAAAAAACTACCGACCACTATTCGCGAATTCGCAAAGCGGGAGCAACAGCTGCTCCGCCCATAA
- a CDS encoding biotin/lipoyl-containing protein has product MKDYKFKINDNNYAVKIKAAEGNEITLEVNGTSYVVEMEKEVKTSKTPTLARRPTSVGQPKAAVKAPNAGGAVKKVEAPLPGVIINVVAKEGDTVKVGDTLMTMEAMKMENTILAEVSGTITAVKVNPQQSVLQGDILVEIA; this is encoded by the coding sequence ATGAAAGATTATAAATTTAAAATTAACGATAATAATTATGCAGTCAAGATTAAGGCTGCAGAGGGTAATGAAATTACCCTGGAAGTAAACGGGACCTCTTACGTCGTCGAGATGGAGAAAGAGGTCAAAACTTCTAAAACGCCGACCTTGGCTCGTCGTCCGACATCCGTAGGGCAACCAAAAGCGGCTGTAAAAGCACCAAATGCTGGTGGGGCAGTCAAAAAAGTTGAAGCACCTCTTCCAGGGGTGATCATCAATGTGGTGGCCAAAGAAGGCGATACCGTGAAAGTGGGGGATACCCTGATGACCATGGAAGCCATGAAGATGGAAAACACCATCCTTGCGGAGGTTTCAGGAACAATTACGGCGGTAAAAGTTAATCCTCAGCAATCTGTATTACAAGGAGATATTTTGGTAGAGATCGCTTAA
- a CDS encoding OadG family transporter subunit produces the protein MLLQEVTQAANDFAAAHPLEEGWIILSVGMLIIFLALLLLFVVFGFVLPGILNLLARKPKVKMKVKAADGVTDKEVAMSGEVAAAISAGIYQFLEEAHDEENTILTIDKVKRNYSPWSSKIYTTHSNQLAR, from the coding sequence ATGTTATTACAAGAGGTTACGCAGGCAGCAAACGACTTTGCTGCTGCCCATCCTTTGGAAGAGGGGTGGATTATCCTTTCAGTAGGGATGTTAATCATATTTTTGGCCCTGCTGTTATTGTTTGTGGTATTTGGATTTGTACTTCCAGGCATTCTTAACCTGTTGGCCAGAAAGCCAAAAGTTAAGATGAAAGTCAAAGCAGCCGACGGTGTTACAGATAAAGAAGTAGCGATGTCGGGAGAGGTTGCTGCGGCTATTTCCGCTGGGATTTATCAGTTCCTCGAAGAGGCTCACGATGAGGAGAACACGATTCTTACCATCGATAAGGTGAAAAGAAATTATTCGCCATGGAGCTCCAAGATCTACACCACACATTCCAATCAATTGGCCAGATAG
- a CDS encoding DUF3024 domain-containing protein → MEEGKVISIFEKAIQENVELMRPEEEMRNQLDIGYTFKDNVLIIQEIRPDYRKPDVYNRYPVAKARLVKTTGAWRLYWMGAEQVWQPYEPKKQVTNLIEFFKVLDEDEHACFWG, encoded by the coding sequence ATGGAAGAAGGTAAGGTCATCAGTATTTTCGAAAAAGCGATTCAGGAAAATGTGGAATTAATGCGCCCTGAAGAAGAAATGCGCAATCAACTGGATATTGGATATACCTTTAAAGATAATGTATTGATCATCCAAGAAATCAGACCTGATTACAGGAAGCCTGACGTATATAACAGATACCCTGTCGCTAAAGCCCGATTGGTAAAAACCACAGGTGCCTGGCGATTATACTGGATGGGCGCCGAACAAGTTTGGCAACCTTATGAACCGAAGAAGCAGGTAACGAACTTAATAGAGTTTTTTAAGGTGCTCGATGAAGATGAACACGCCTGTTTTTGGGGATAA
- a CDS encoding acetyl-CoA hydrolase/transferase family protein, whose amino-acid sequence MANYVQNAAEAVKLIKSNNRVLIQGGAATPQALAKAMTERAEELSNVEVVHIHTEGYADYALPEYSKSFKTSAFFLGGNIRKSVDAGYAQYNPVFLSDIPVLFRNDTLPLDVVLLNVSPPDRHGYCSLGVSVDVVAAGVEKAKVLIAQINPQMPRCMGDGIIHIDRFDACFDIDEPLYELNIPAANETEKRIGNFIAEMIPDGATLQMGIGGIPNAVLDALGNHKNLGVHTEMFSEGLLPLMEKGVINNSQKKIMAGKIVSGFAMGSRKLYNFMDDNPEVWMMDIQFVNDTAVIRQNPAVMAINSALEVDLTGQICADSIGTRMYSGVGGQMDFMRGAALSKGGKAICALPAITGRGVSKIVPTLKEGAGVVTTRAHAQYVATEYGVAELKGRNLAQRAKALIDVSHPDAREELERAAHERFGPSFISFNTPIKAEETTLV is encoded by the coding sequence ATGGCTAATTATGTTCAAAATGCCGCTGAAGCGGTAAAATTGATAAAATCTAATAACCGTGTTTTGATTCAGGGGGGAGCGGCAACGCCTCAGGCCCTTGCCAAAGCAATGACGGAACGTGCAGAGGAGTTGTCTAATGTAGAAGTGGTGCACATTCACACAGAAGGTTATGCCGATTATGCCTTACCCGAATATTCAAAAAGTTTCAAAACCTCCGCTTTCTTTTTGGGCGGAAACATCCGTAAGTCGGTAGATGCCGGTTATGCGCAGTACAATCCGGTTTTCCTTTCGGATATTCCGGTATTGTTCCGCAACGACACCTTGCCTTTGGATGTGGTCTTGTTAAATGTTTCGCCTCCAGACCGCCATGGCTATTGTTCATTGGGTGTGTCTGTAGATGTGGTTGCCGCAGGTGTTGAAAAAGCCAAAGTACTGATTGCGCAGATCAACCCACAGATGCCACGTTGTATGGGCGACGGTATCATTCATATTGATCGCTTCGATGCTTGTTTTGATATCGACGAACCACTTTATGAATTGAACATCCCAGCAGCAAACGAAACAGAAAAACGCATTGGTAATTTCATCGCCGAGATGATTCCAGACGGAGCGACCCTCCAGATGGGTATTGGTGGTATTCCTAATGCCGTTTTGGATGCTTTGGGCAACCACAAAAACTTGGGAGTTCACACGGAAATGTTTTCTGAAGGTTTGTTGCCACTGATGGAAAAAGGCGTGATCAACAACAGCCAGAAGAAAATCATGGCAGGGAAAATCGTTTCCGGTTTTGCCATGGGTTCCCGCAAGCTGTACAACTTCATGGACGATAATCCTGAAGTATGGATGATGGACATTCAGTTTGTAAATGATACGGCTGTGATTCGCCAAAACCCTGCGGTAATGGCGATCAACTCCGCTTTGGAGGTTGATTTGACCGGACAGATTTGTGCGGACTCTATCGGTACACGCATGTATTCTGGTGTGGGTGGACAAATGGACTTCATGCGTGGTGCGGCGCTTTCTAAAGGCGGTAAAGCCATCTGTGCGTTGCCTGCCATTACTGGCCGTGGGGTTTCAAAAATTGTTCCTACCCTTAAAGAAGGTGCCGGTGTAGTAACGACCCGTGCCCACGCACAATATGTTGCTACTGAGTACGGTGTGGCGGAATTGAAAGGTAGAAACCTTGCCCAGCGTGCCAAGGCATTAATCGACGTGTCGCATCCAGACGCACGTGAAGAACTGGAAAGAGCTGCGCATGAGCGTTTTGGTCCAAGCTTTATTTCATTCAACACGCCGATTAAAGCTGAAGAGACTACTTTGGTTTAA
- a CDS encoding sodium ion-translocating decarboxylase subunit beta has product MTFLSKTGFAYVTIGNVIMILVGLFFIFLAIRYDYEPLLLVPIGIGVVIGNIPGGAGVYADGSVMNFLYFGVKYGVYPPLIFLGIGAMTDFSTLIANPKLMLLGAAAQIGVFGTFIGAIALGFTLQQAGAIGIIGGADGPTSIFLSSKLAPDMVGAIAIAAYSYMALVPVIQPPIMRLLVPMKERKIRMKPPRVVAPREKILFPIVALLLTTFISPSSLPLLGMLFFGNLLKESGVTERLAETARTKMIDIVTILLGVTVGASTQADVFLTTSSIKIFALGAFSFCVATAGGLLFARFMNLFLKEGNKLNPLIGAAGVSAVPDSARVVQHEGLKYDPSNHLLMHAMAPNVAGVIGSAVAAGIMLSFLVN; this is encoded by the coding sequence ATGACCTTCTTATCGAAAACAGGTTTTGCGTATGTTACCATTGGCAATGTGATCATGATCCTGGTAGGATTGTTCTTCATATTCCTGGCGATTCGCTATGACTACGAACCATTGCTGCTGGTGCCGATTGGTATCGGGGTAGTGATTGGAAATATTCCTGGCGGTGCTGGAGTTTATGCCGATGGTTCGGTAATGAATTTCCTTTATTTCGGGGTAAAATACGGGGTCTATCCGCCGCTGATTTTCCTCGGTATTGGAGCGATGACCGACTTCTCGACCCTGATTGCCAATCCCAAGCTGATGCTTTTGGGGGCCGCCGCTCAAATCGGGGTGTTCGGGACGTTTATCGGGGCGATTGCTTTAGGATTCACCTTACAACAAGCCGGTGCAATTGGTATCATCGGTGGTGCTGATGGTCCAACTTCCATCTTCTTGTCGTCAAAATTGGCGCCGGATATGGTCGGAGCCATTGCCATTGCAGCTTATTCTTATATGGCTTTGGTACCGGTAATTCAGCCGCCGATCATGCGTTTGTTGGTGCCGATGAAAGAGAGAAAAATCCGCATGAAGCCGCCACGTGTGGTTGCTCCACGTGAGAAAATCCTTTTCCCAATCGTGGCCTTGCTACTGACCACCTTCATCTCACCATCATCATTGCCACTTTTGGGCATGTTGTTCTTCGGAAACTTGTTGAAAGAGTCGGGAGTAACGGAGCGTTTGGCAGAAACAGCAAGAACCAAAATGATCGACATCGTAACGATTCTTTTGGGCGTAACTGTTGGGGCATCTACGCAAGCGGATGTGTTCCTGACGACCAGTTCTATTAAGATCTTCGCTTTGGGGGCCTTCTCTTTCTGCGTGGCAACTGCCGGTGGATTGTTGTTCGCTCGTTTCATGAATTTGTTCCTGAAAGAAGGCAACAAACTGAATCCATTGATTGGTGCAGCAGGGGTTTCGGCAGTGCCGGATTCAGCCCGTGTTGTTCAGCACGAAGGTTTGAAATATGACCCTTCAAATCACCTTTTGATGCACGCAATGGCACCAAACGTTGCCGGAGTAATTGGCTCCGCAGTAGCAGCCGGTATCATGCTTTCGTTCTTGGTGAATTGA
- the scpA gene encoding methylmalonyl-CoA mutase, with protein MKPDFSKISIEEVQANAQAASINNKNWDTAEQISVKPSFSKEDIKNIEHDKFAAGLPPFLRGPYSTMYASRPWTIRQYAGFSTAEESNAFYRRNLAAGQKGLSVAFDLATHRGYDSDHERVVGDVGKAGVAIDSVEDMKILFDQIPLDKMSVSMTMNGAVLPVLAFYIVAAEEQGVTKDKLAGTIQNDILKEFMVRNTYIYPPAPSMKIIGDIFAYTSKNMPKFNSISISGYHMQEAGATDDIELAYTLADGLEYIRTGLKSGLTIDQFAPRLSFFWAIGMNHFMEIAKMRAGRMLWAKMVKQFDPKNPKSMALRTHSQTSGWSLTEQDPFNNVGRTAIEAMGAALGHTQSLHTNALDEAIALPTDFSARIARNTQLYIQDETNVCRVVDPWAGSYYVEYLTHQIAHRAWDLIQEVEKLGGMAKAIETGIPKLRIEEAAARKQARIDAGKDTITGVNKYRVEEDTDIEVLDVDNTAVRISQVNRLKEIKASRDTEAVEKALKALSVCAATGEGNLLELAVDAARVRATLGEISDALETHFGRHKAIIKTVSGVYSKEAADNDKFQEARELADKWAEMDGRRPRIMVAKMGQDGHDRGAKVVATSYADLGFDVDMGALFQTPEEVARQCVENDVHAVGASSLAAGHKTLVPQLIEELKKLGREDILVFAGGVIPHQDYQMLYDSGVCAIFGPGTVISESAITLLELMFERFTVEED; from the coding sequence ATGAAACCTGATTTTTCAAAAATTTCGATCGAGGAAGTACAAGCCAATGCGCAAGCTGCTTCTATCAACAATAAAAACTGGGACACTGCCGAGCAAATCTCAGTAAAACCTTCTTTCTCCAAAGAAGACATCAAAAATATTGAACATGATAAATTTGCCGCAGGATTGCCACCATTCTTGCGCGGACCATACTCGACCATGTACGCTTCGCGACCATGGACGATCCGTCAGTACGCAGGTTTTTCTACCGCCGAAGAGTCCAATGCTTTCTATCGCAGAAACTTGGCTGCGGGGCAGAAAGGGCTTTCGGTAGCTTTTGACTTGGCGACCCACCGTGGTTATGATTCTGATCACGAGCGCGTGGTTGGTGATGTAGGTAAAGCGGGTGTGGCGATTGATTCGGTAGAGGATATGAAAATCCTTTTTGATCAAATTCCATTGGATAAAATGTCGGTATCGATGACCATGAATGGCGCAGTTTTGCCGGTCTTGGCTTTCTATATCGTAGCGGCAGAAGAGCAAGGCGTTACCAAGGACAAATTGGCGGGAACGATTCAGAATGATATTTTGAAAGAGTTCATGGTGCGGAATACTTATATCTACCCACCTGCTCCGTCGATGAAAATCATTGGTGATATCTTCGCTTATACTTCGAAGAATATGCCGAAGTTCAACTCGATTTCTATTTCGGGTTATCACATGCAGGAAGCTGGTGCGACCGATGATATTGAGTTGGCATACACCTTGGCCGATGGTTTGGAATATATCCGTACAGGATTGAAGTCCGGATTGACCATCGATCAATTTGCACCTCGACTTTCTTTCTTCTGGGCGATTGGAATGAATCACTTCATGGAGATTGCCAAAATGCGTGCAGGCCGTATGCTTTGGGCGAAAATGGTCAAGCAGTTTGATCCAAAGAACCCAAAATCAATGGCTTTGCGTACCCACTCGCAGACTTCGGGTTGGTCATTGACCGAGCAGGATCCGTTTAATAATGTAGGACGTACCGCCATCGAGGCGATGGGTGCAGCCCTTGGGCATACGCAGTCATTGCACACCAATGCACTGGATGAGGCAATTGCCTTGCCAACGGATTTCTCCGCACGTATTGCGCGTAACACGCAGCTCTACATTCAGGACGAAACCAATGTTTGTCGCGTGGTGGATCCATGGGCAGGTTCTTATTATGTAGAATACCTGACCCACCAAATTGCACACCGTGCATGGGACCTGATTCAGGAGGTGGAAAAACTCGGTGGTATGGCCAAAGCGATTGAAACCGGTATTCCAAAACTTAGAATTGAAGAAGCGGCAGCACGTAAGCAGGCACGTATCGATGCTGGAAAGGATACCATTACCGGAGTGAACAAATACCGAGTGGAAGAAGATACCGACATTGAGGTATTGGATGTGGATAACACGGCGGTACGAATTTCTCAGGTCAATCGATTGAAAGAAATTAAAGCTTCACGTGATACCGAAGCGGTAGAAAAAGCACTGAAAGCCCTGTCGGTTTGCGCCGCAACGGGCGAAGGAAATTTATTGGAGTTGGCCGTGGACGCCGCACGTGTTCGCGCCACTTTGGGAGAAATTTCCGATGCTTTGGAAACGCATTTCGGTCGTCATAAAGCGATCATCAAAACAGTTTCAGGCGTGTATTCTAAAGAAGCAGCAGACAACGATAAATTTCAGGAAGCAAGAGAACTGGCGGATAAGTGGGCTGAAATGGACGGCCGCCGTCCGAGAATTATGGTGGCCAAAATGGGGCAGGACGGACACGACCGTGGCGCCAAAGTGGTTGCGACATCCTATGCCGATTTGGGATTTGATGTGGACATGGGTGCCTTGTTCCAAACTCCAGAAGAAGTAGCTCGTCAGTGTGTAGAGAATGACGTGCATGCCGTAGGCGCATCTTCATTGGCAGCAGGACACAAAACCTTGGTGCCTCAGCTGATCGAAGAACTGAAAAAGTTAGGTCGCGAGGACATCTTGGTGTTTGCCGGAGGTGTGATTCCTCATCAGGATTACCAAATGCTTTACGACAGTGGCGTATGCGCTATCTTCGGCCCTGGAACCGTGATTTCCGAATCCGCGATTACTTTACTTGAACTGATGTTCGAACGTTTCACCGTAGAAGAAGATTAA